In Pseudoliparis swirei isolate HS2019 ecotype Mariana Trench chromosome 9, NWPU_hadal_v1, whole genome shotgun sequence, a genomic segment contains:
- the ribc1 gene encoding RIB43A-like with coiled-coils protein 1, translated as MYKVDLPVDPSIENAVKMRRSAETARKARIFNTRLRVMGLDLDALNQQVQEKKHHQNMEKQRDKAFDKLRKYHGEALLQQDIDGREKQAALHTDLTKYWATHQRVEDTRDADLKCGLKGAFRITIPEDKLGPASMTIFQGEDIGEEQRRREQKKKTDRDLRAQKEDNERRLLGDKHREMLVSKELVHQDCQGLQLRALEEECKKAARVALDSYNQALAAEQTETLKEQHWREERENLAEMQHTLTSDMMTECAEAAAGEVGGGRLPLVLVDRWKGMTPEKLSVIHREREEQRLERQRQREGKKIQDAACKLQLLKLSREAEEEESRAEELRREKRIQTDRYNMQLAGEQQAYQEYLNKKLYTNKPSKDYFDQFNSSSR; from the exons ATGTACAAAGTGGATTTGCCTGTAGATCCATCCATTGAAAACGCAGTGAAGATGCGAAGGTCTGCAGAAACAGCACGCAAGGCCCGCATCTTCAACACCCGGCTGCGTGTGATGGGCCTCGATCTTGATGCTCTCAACCAACAGGTCCAGGAGAAAAAACATCATCAAAACATGGAGAAACAACGGGACAAAGCTTTCg ataAGCTGAGAAAATATCATGGTGAAGCACTGCTTCAGCAAGACATTGATGGAAGAGAGAAGCAAGCAGCTTTACACACTGACCTGACCAAGTATTGGGCCACTCATCAACGTGTAGAGGACACGCGTGATGCTGATCTCAAGTGTGGCCTGAAGGGGGCATTCAGGATCACCATTCCAGAGGATAAGCTGGGGCCTGCCAGTATGACAATATTTCAG GGAGAGGATATCGgagaagagcagaggaggagagaacaaaagaaaaagacagacagagatcTGCGAGCACAGAAAGAAGACAATGAGAGAAGGCTTTTAGGAGACAAGCACAGAG AGATGCTGGTGAGCAAAGAGCTGGTGCATCAAGACTGTCAGGGGCTTCAGCTTCGTGCACTCGAGGAGGAGTGTAAGAAAGCTGCCCGAGTTGCATTGGACAGCTACAATCAAGCTCTG GCTGCCGAGCAGACAGAAACACTGAAGGAGCAGCACTGgcgagaagagagggagaatcTTGCAGAGATGCAGCACACTCTGACATCCGACATGATGACAGAGTGTGCTGAGGCAGCGGCgggagaggtgggaggagggaggctgCCACTGGTTCTGGTGGACAGATGGAAGGGTATGACCCCTGAGAAACTGAGCGTCATccacagggagagagaagaacaaCGTCTTGAGAGACAG AGACAACGAGAAGGTAAAAAGATTCAGGATGCAGcttgcaaactccagctcctgaAGCTGtccagagaagcagaggaggaggagagcagagcagaggagctgaggagagagaagaggattcAGACAGACCGTTACAACATGCAGCtggcaggagagcaacaggcaTA CCAGGAGTACCTGAACAAGAAGCTATACACCAACAAACCCAGCAAGGACTACTTTGATCAATTCAACAGCAGCTCCCGCTGA
- the l1cama gene encoding neural cell adhesion molecule L1.2, producing the protein MADVLSYQTGFINHESHAVGSLGSVCLHAWHILWYQWQMGPLTPSVKRPPMIITQPESVTVFSVEDLVMSCGATGNPQPIFRWTKDGVEFDPGSEPELKISERSGSFSFYTLSHTMDSVKQYQAKYICYASNVLGTAVSNEARINTDVLPTQQKEKKVHMKSEEGNSIVLKCNPPQSSMEPIIHWMDWKLRHIQLSERVVVGKDGNLYFAHLTIEDNRNDYTCNVQYLATRTILAKEPITLTVNPSNSLLQNRRPQMLRPTGIHTTYHSLRGQTVELECIVQGLPTPKVSWLRSDGEMSESRIIKDMFNRRLRFNNISESDAGEYQCMAENSQGKATHTYTVTVEAAPHWIKEPPSQLYAPGETVKLHCQADGIPAPTISWTINGIALSETDKDIRRSVTRSGFLTLMDVELGDTAVYQCQASNKHGTILTNTNVYVIELPPQILTEDGTTYTFIEGQNALLECVSFGSPRPKVTWESGRTSSLLEDPRVKPLTNGLLEISNVTHDDEGIYTCSVQNTNLSINAELEVLNRTVILSPPQDLKVQRGNTTIFTCLSLVDPKLGSPLIQWRKDNQKISESYTDGKYTIDGPDLKITNVEEDDEGVYTCQVITKHDMAEASGTLTLWDRPDPPVLLQITDPKHRAVTLSWTPGDDHNSAVLEFVVEFEDQGLKESGWEELKRVTGNNQRASLPLWPYMSYRFRVTAINYVGKSGPSKPSEIHNTLAEAPDNNPEDVRSESKDPETLFISWEEMDKRSFNGPDFKYRVQWRRVVGSGPRWHTNDTTTPPFTVNDIGNFSAFEIKVQSVNAKGKGPEPDPIIGYSGEDFPLEAPMNVGVVLMNSTTIKVNWAAVNKETVRGNLMGYKVYLTRIGSRSHHRGRRSREPESTLMVETVANEEEKVISDLRPYSHYVLFVTVFNSKGEGPPSETLSFKTHEGVPGPPMSLMLDSPSETEMTLHWTPPAQPNGVLIGYVLEYQQIVESNDSPTQKQTIEDPIATHLTLRALDPHSQYRFLLRGRTTAGEGELIMREGATTLDGAPPVKFNLTVGENSVNLSWVAKKRHRNVSFQIYYLNKNGASKWEKTEVNSSQSFYQLQGLTPRSHYRLRFAYSNITLFEENIETLGTGVTEVQPSFATQGWFIGVVCAIVLLLLILLILCFIKRSKGGKYSVKDKEEGPMDSEARPMKDETFGEYRSLESDLEEKRTASQPSLGEESKLCSEDNLDFNGSSAITTELNMDESLASQFSRPSEGPDALHGLPDNSPLNPTTVSPATSGMPNSVTILD; encoded by the exons TCAAGAGACCTCCAATGATCATCACTCAGCCGGAGTCTGTCACCGTCTTTAGTGTTGAAGACCTCGTCATGAGCTGTGGAGCCACTGGCAACCCTCAACCCAT TTTCCGATGGACAAAGGATGGAGTGGAGTTTGACCCAGGCAGTGAGCCAGAGCTGAAGATTTCTGAGCGCTCTGGCTCATTTTCATTCTACACACTCAGTCACACCATGGACAGCGTGAAGCAGTACCAGGCCAAATACATCTGCTATGCATCCAACGTGCTCGGGACAGCCGTCTCTAATGAGGCCCGCATCAACACTGATG TTCTCCCGACccagcagaaagaaaagaaggttCATATGAAGTCAGAAGAGGGAAACAGTATCGTTCTGAAGTGTAACCCCccgcagagctccatggagCCTATTATTCACTGGATGGACTGGA AGCTACGCCATATCCAGCTAAGTGAACGGGTGGTCGTGGGGAAGGATGGCAACCTATACTTTGCCCATTTGACAATCGAGGACAACAGGAACGACTACACCTGCAATGTCCAGTACCTGGCGACACGCACCATTCTGGCAAAGGAGCCCATCACGCTGACCGTGAACCCTT CCAACTCTCTACTTCAGAACAGGAGGCCCCAGATGTTAAGACCTACTGGAATCCACACCACTTACCATTCCCTCAGAGGCCAGACCGTGGAGCTTGAGTGCATCGTCCAAGGCCT tccAACTCCCAAAGTTTCGTGGCTGAGGAGTGACGGCGAGATGTCTGAATCTCGGATCATTAAAGATATGTTCAACCGCCGCCTGCGCTTCAACAATATCTCAGAGAGCGACGCCGGCGAGTACCAGTGTATGGCTGAGAACTCCCAAGGGAAggccacacacacttacaccgtCACTGTAGAAG CGGCTCCCCACTGGATCAAGGAGCCACCCAGTCAGCTATATGCCCCAGGTGAGACTGTCAAGCTACACTGCCAGGCGGACGGCATCCCCGCTCCTACCATCAGTTGGACCATCAACGGGATCGCTCTCTCAG AAACCGACAAGGACATCAGACGTTCTGTGACAAGGAGCGGATTTCTAACACTAATGGATGTCGAACTGGGAGACACTGCCGTCTATCAGTGCCAGGCCTCCAACAAGCATGGAACCATCCTCACCAACACCAACGTCTATGTCATTG AGCTGCCTCCCCAGATCCTGACTGAGGATGGAACTACATACACATTTATAGAGGGCCAGAACGCTTTACTGGAGTGTGTAAGCTTTGGCTCTCCGAGACCTAAAGTCACATG GGAGAGCGGCAGGACCTCCTCCCTTCTGGAAGATCCCAGAGTGAAGCCGCTCACCAACGGACTGCTTGAGATCTCTAATGTCACCCATGACGATGAGGGCATCTACACATGCTCCGTGCAGAACACCAACTTGTCTATCAATGCCGAGCTGGAAGTGCTCA ACAGGACAGTGATCCTGTCACCTCCACAGGATCTGAAGGTGCAGCGTGGAAACACAACAATCTTCACTTGTCTGTCCCTTGTTGACCCAAAACTTGGCTCTCCACTCATTCAGTGGAGAAAGGACAATCAAAAGATCTCTGAGTCGTACACTGACGGAAA ATACACAATTGATGGACCAGACCTGAAAATAACTAATGTGGAAGAAGATGATGAGGGTGTGTACACCTGTCAGGTCATCACTAAGCATGACATGGCTGAAGCCAGTGGCACCCTCACTTTATGGG ATCGTCCAGACCCTCCTGTCCTGCTCCAGATCACTGATCCTAAGCATCGTGCAGTCACCCTCAGCTGGACTCCTGGAGACGACCACAACAGCGCCGTGCTAG AGTTTGTAGTTGAGTTTGAGGACCAAGGCTTGAAAGAGAGTGGTTGGGAAGAGCTGAAGAGAGTAACAGGAAACAATCAGCGCGCTAGCCTCCCTCTGTGGCCCTACATGTCTTACCGTTTCCGGGTTACTGCCATCAATTATGTAGGAAAGAGTGGCCCCAGCAAGCCATCTGAAATCCACAATACACTCGCTGAAG CTCCAGACAATAACCCTGAAGATGTTAGGAGTGAGTCCAAAGATCCAGAGACGCTATTCATCAGCTGGGAG GAAATGGACAAACGTAGCTTCAATGGACCTGACTTTAAGTATCGTGTTCAGTGGAGGCGAGTAGTGGGCAGCGGACCCCGCTGGCACACGAACgacacaacaacaccaccattCACAGTCAATGACATTGGCAACTTTTCTGCCTTCGAGATCAAAGTTCAGTCTGTCAATGCGAAGGGGAAGGGACCTGAGCCAGATCCCATCATCGGTTACTCAGGAGAAgatt TTCCATTAGAGGCTCCAATGAATGTAGGTGTTGTTTTAATGAACAGCACTACCATCAAAGTGAACTGGGCAGCAGTGAACAAAGAGACGGTCAGAGGAAACCTGATGGGATACAAG GTCTACTTGACCAGAATTGGCTCCAGGAGCCACCACAGGGGCCGGAGGTCCAGGGAGCCAGAGAGCACTTTGATGGTGGAGACTGTGGCCAACGAGGAAGAGAAGGTGATCAGTGATCTCAGACCATACTCCCACTACGTGCTGTTCGTCACTGTATTCAACAGCAAGGGAGAGGGACCCCCCTCTGAGACGCTGTCCTTCAAGACTCATGAGGGAG TTCCTGGTCCTCCCATGTCCCTGATGCTGGACAGCCCatcagagacagaaatgacccTCCACTGGACGCCACCTGCTCAGCCCAATGGAGTCCTCATTGGATATGTACTAGAGTACCAACAGA TTGTGGAGAGCAATGACAGCCCCACGCAGAAACAGACAATAGAGGACCCCATAGCCACCCACCTCACCCTGAGGGCCCTGGACCCCCACAGCCAGTACCGCTTCTTGTTGAGGGGGCGCACCACTGCAGGGGAAGGAGAGCTCATCATGAGGGAGGGGGCCACCACACTGGATGGAG CACCTCCTGTCAAGTTCAACTTAACTGTTGGAGAAAACTCTGTTAACCTCAGCTGGGTGGCCAAGAAGAGACACAGAAACGTCAGCTTCCAGATATACTACCTCAATAAAAATG GTGCCAGTAAATGGGAGAAAACTGAGGTGAACTCCTCCCAGTCTTTCTACCAGCTCCAGGGCCTGACTCCTCGCTCTCATTATCGTCTACGCTTCGCCTACAGCAACATTACCTTATTTGAAGAGAACATTGAGACCTTAGGAACAG GAGTAACTGAGGTGCAGCCCAGTTTTGCAACGCAAGGCTGGTTCATCGGTGTTGTGTGCGCcatcgtgctgctgctgctgatcctGCTGATCCTCTGCTTCATCAAGAGGAGTAAAGGGGGGAAGTATTCAG TGAAAGATAAAGAAGAGGGTCCGATGGACTCAGAAGCACGGCCTATGAAGGATGAGACTTTTGGAGAGTATAG ATCTCTAGAAAG TGACCTCGAGGAGAAGCGCACGGCCAGTCAGCCGTCCCTCGGCGAGGAGAGCAAGCTGTGCAGCGAGGACAACCTGGACTTCAACGGCAGCAGTGCCATAACCACCGAGCTCAACATGGACGAGTCTCTGGCTAGCCAGTTCAGTCGTCCCAGCGAGGGTCCAGATGCGCTGCATGGCCTACCAGACAACTCCCCGCTCAATCCCACCACCGTCTCCCCAGCTACCAGTGGCATGCCCAACTCGGTCACCATCCTCGATTAA